A single region of the Streptomyces sp. NBC_00425 genome encodes:
- a CDS encoding MarR family winged helix-turn-helix transcriptional regulator — translation MPGQRSIAEAEKLAEAKLGGIPLRREQMAVVANIYRAASAVRQHLENSVLRGSDLTWTAFVVLWVVWVWGESETRHVAEEAGISKGTLTGVARTLEGRGLVRRAGHPADGRLVLLSLTDEGEALMRRLFPAFNEEEAFVAGRLSDEECRTVADGLRRVVRQVEEEGEGRRADLLDGARPAPRRSGRRPKTPKAPKA, via the coding sequence ATGCCCGGCCAGCGATCCATCGCCGAAGCCGAGAAGCTCGCCGAGGCCAAACTCGGCGGCATCCCGCTGCGACGCGAGCAGATGGCCGTCGTCGCCAACATCTACCGCGCCGCCTCGGCGGTACGGCAGCACCTGGAGAACTCCGTGCTGCGCGGCTCGGACCTCACCTGGACGGCGTTCGTCGTGCTGTGGGTGGTGTGGGTGTGGGGCGAGTCGGAGACCCGGCACGTCGCCGAGGAGGCCGGGATCTCCAAGGGGACGCTGACCGGGGTGGCGCGCACGCTGGAGGGCCGCGGGCTGGTCCGACGGGCCGGGCATCCCGCCGACGGCAGGCTGGTGCTGCTCAGCCTCACCGACGAGGGGGAGGCGCTCATGCGGCGGCTGTTCCCGGCCTTCAACGAGGAGGAGGCGTTCGTGGCGGGCCGGCTCAGCGACGAGGAGTGCCGGACCGTCGCGGACGGGCTGCGCCGCGTGGTGCGGCAGGTCGAGGAGGAGGGCGAGGGGCGGCGCGCCGACCTCCTCGACGGCGCCCGGCCGGCGCCGCGCCGCAGCGGCCGCCGCCCGAAGACCCCGAAGGCTCCCAAGGCCTGA
- a CDS encoding LLM class flavin-dependent oxidoreductase has protein sequence MTTPPRMLLVLSENWTLTGGRADLPTAIRWAREAEDAGFDSVMVSEHIVLGPDAAAGGVMGNPRDYALPGNQDPYAPWPHSLLLLAAIASVTERLRLAAAAVLAPLRHPLLMARELGTLDLISEGRLLVQPTVSWSRDEYDALGVPFDRRGRLLDEHLDVWAKAWGPSPISHESAHYPFRDVYFEPKAFRPEGPRLWFGGQRLAGPVLRRLVRHGHGFHPLGRPTPQDLRTLEEAMTAAGRDLADLEMIGGAQGAFPDDRSTADLGAALAGIPEQLEQGFTTFCVKPNQFTDDPAGVGAFCREVMRRVEAFTR, from the coding sequence ATGACCACCCCACCCCGCATGCTGCTCGTCCTCAGCGAGAACTGGACGCTCACCGGCGGCCGGGCCGACCTGCCCACCGCGATCCGCTGGGCACGCGAGGCCGAGGACGCCGGCTTCGACTCCGTCATGGTCAGCGAGCACATCGTGCTCGGCCCGGACGCGGCCGCAGGCGGCGTCATGGGCAACCCCCGCGACTACGCCCTGCCGGGCAACCAGGACCCCTACGCCCCCTGGCCCCACTCCCTGCTCCTGCTGGCCGCCATCGCCTCGGTCACCGAGCGGCTGCGGCTGGCCGCCGCCGCGGTCCTCGCGCCCCTGCGCCATCCGCTGTTGATGGCCCGGGAGCTGGGCACCCTCGACCTGATCAGCGAGGGGCGGCTGCTAGTACAGCCGACGGTGAGCTGGAGCCGGGACGAGTACGACGCGCTGGGGGTGCCCTTCGACCGCCGCGGCCGGCTGCTGGACGAGCATCTCGACGTCTGGGCCAAGGCGTGGGGACCGTCGCCGATCTCGCACGAGAGCGCGCACTACCCGTTCCGGGACGTCTACTTCGAGCCCAAGGCGTTCCGTCCCGAAGGGCCCCGGCTCTGGTTCGGCGGACAACGCCTGGCCGGGCCGGTGCTGCGCCGGCTCGTGCGGCACGGCCACGGCTTCCACCCCCTCGGGCGGCCGACGCCGCAGGACCTGCGAACGCTCGAGGAGGCCATGACCGCCGCCGGCCGGGACCTCGCCGACCTGGAGATGATCGGCGGCGCGCAGGGAGCCTTCCCCGACGACCGCTCCACCGCCGACCTCGGCGCCGCGCTCGCCGGGATACCGGAACAACTGGAGCAGGGTTTCACCACGTTCTGTGTCAAACCGAACCAGTTCACCGACGACCCGGCCGGGGTCGGCGCCTTCTGCCGTGAGGTGATGCGCCGCGTCGAGGCGTTCACCCGCTGA
- a CDS encoding sugar ABC transporter substrate-binding protein produces MNRFPSPPPSSRRQFLGLSGGTVAAALLGAAGCSAPGGGASSAQAAGASGAGAKTLTKIGLDYPFTQIPLYSALVKLSTAAGKKRGVSLVTTNDAASADAQAGNLRTWVAQKIPAIVSFPMVFEATESIAKAATDAGLIWVTYGGSLEHQSADIQFNFLKGGTLLGEAAAKWAQEQLGGKGKIAFLTDDTIQLGRERTKGMIDAFTKAAPGVDVVAREQAIDPDTGLSKARAVLAKHPDLNLVLGVTDAAAYGAYKALQQTGRATTDARTFVGGQDGAAPSLLAIKQGTFYRASAALAPQDIADAVVDVPVAVAAGKANPSVQVPITLVGPGDTARIDALLAQNA; encoded by the coding sequence ATGAACAGATTCCCGTCCCCGCCCCCCTCCTCGCGCCGGCAGTTCCTCGGTCTTTCCGGCGGGACCGTCGCCGCCGCCCTGCTGGGCGCCGCGGGCTGCTCGGCGCCGGGCGGGGGCGCGAGCTCCGCACAGGCCGCGGGAGCGTCGGGCGCCGGAGCGAAGACCCTCACGAAGATCGGTCTGGACTACCCGTTCACGCAGATCCCGCTCTACTCGGCGCTGGTCAAGCTCTCCACCGCCGCGGGGAAGAAGCGCGGCGTCTCCCTGGTGACCACCAACGACGCCGCGAGCGCCGACGCCCAGGCCGGCAACCTGCGCACCTGGGTCGCCCAGAAGATCCCCGCCATCGTGTCGTTCCCCATGGTCTTCGAGGCGACCGAGTCGATCGCGAAGGCCGCGACGGACGCCGGCCTGATCTGGGTCACCTACGGAGGGTCCCTGGAACACCAGAGCGCCGACATCCAGTTCAACTTCCTCAAGGGCGGCACCCTCCTCGGCGAGGCCGCCGCCAAGTGGGCCCAGGAGCAGCTCGGCGGCAAGGGGAAGATCGCCTTCCTCACCGACGACACGATCCAGCTGGGCCGCGAGCGCACCAAGGGCATGATCGACGCCTTCACCAAGGCCGCGCCGGGCGTCGACGTCGTCGCCCGGGAGCAGGCCATCGACCCCGACACCGGTCTGTCGAAGGCCCGGGCGGTGCTCGCCAAGCATCCCGACCTCAACCTCGTCCTCGGGGTCACGGACGCCGCCGCGTACGGCGCGTACAAGGCGCTGCAGCAGACGGGCCGCGCCACGACCGACGCCAGGACCTTCGTCGGCGGCCAGGACGGCGCCGCCCCCTCCCTGCTGGCGATCAAACAGGGCACCTTCTACCGCGCGTCGGCCGCCCTCGCGCCGCAGGACATCGCCGACGCCGTCGTCGACGTGCCCGTCGCCGTCGCCGCAGGGAAGGCGAACCCGAGCGTCCAGGTGCCGATCACCCTCGTCGGGCCGGGCGACACCGCGCGCATCGACGCCCTGCTCGCCCAGAACGCCTAG
- a CDS encoding sugar ABC transporter ATP-binding protein, producing MTEPTLRIRGLGKTFGGVRALDGVDLTVPAGQVHALLGHNGAGKSTLIKCLGGAYPPDTGTMEVDGTVHTRLSPRESIAAGVAIIFQTLSVVDSLTVAENIFLGQEWTRYGTVHRRAQEEVAAGLLERVAATCSPRDRLGELPMGQRQLVEIAKALSRSASVLVLDEPTAALSGAETDALAARVEHLRAQGLAIVYVTHLLAEVERLADAVTVLRDGRVTHRSTVAGRTRQELVEAIAGGARVEHGRGQRSEGPCEQGDRPGTTAHASDATPLPLPLPPPLPSPGRPRSARLTVTDLRGPGFGPVDLDVAEGEIVALYGLIGAGRTRILETLFGRRPAAGGTVRVGERTVTVARPADALAAGIALVPGDRRRQGLFPALSAQDNALLPSVRGLARRGVRALRAERRVFAGLSGAVGLRPADPRLPAAAFSGGNQQKLVLGRWINEAHDVDVLLLDDPTQGVDVGARQEIYQVVSSLAAQRGTAVLCASSDPEEVVALAHRCLIVSGGRVTGELSGAELTETALLSAVHEAARPATPAPEPPPSLASTPATTPTLTTTSTPTATSNGAA from the coding sequence ATGACCGAGCCCACCCTCCGCATCCGCGGCCTCGGCAAGACGTTCGGCGGCGTCCGTGCCCTGGACGGCGTGGACCTCACCGTCCCGGCGGGACAGGTGCACGCGCTCCTCGGGCACAACGGCGCCGGCAAGTCGACCCTGATCAAGTGCCTCGGCGGCGCCTACCCGCCGGACACCGGCACCATGGAGGTCGACGGGACCGTCCACACGCGGCTGAGCCCGCGCGAGTCCATCGCCGCCGGGGTGGCGATCATCTTCCAGACGCTCAGCGTCGTCGACTCCCTCACGGTCGCCGAGAACATCTTCCTGGGCCAGGAGTGGACCCGGTACGGGACCGTCCACCGGCGCGCCCAGGAGGAGGTGGCGGCGGGCCTGCTGGAACGGGTCGCCGCCACCTGCTCACCGCGTGACCGGCTCGGCGAACTGCCCATGGGGCAGCGGCAGTTGGTCGAGATCGCCAAGGCGCTCAGCCGCAGCGCCTCGGTACTGGTCCTGGACGAGCCCACCGCCGCCCTGTCCGGGGCCGAGACCGACGCCCTCGCCGCACGGGTGGAGCACCTGCGCGCCCAGGGCCTGGCCATCGTCTACGTCACCCACCTGCTCGCCGAGGTGGAACGCCTCGCGGACGCGGTGACGGTGCTGCGGGACGGCCGTGTCACCCATCGCTCCACGGTGGCGGGACGGACCCGGCAGGAGCTGGTCGAGGCCATCGCCGGAGGGGCCCGCGTCGAGCACGGCCGGGGACAGCGGTCCGAGGGACCCTGCGAACAGGGGGACCGGCCCGGGACGACCGCGCACGCGTCCGACGCCACCCCGCTCCCGCTCCCGCTCCCGCCACCGCTTCCGAGCCCGGGACGCCCCCGCTCGGCCCGTCTCACGGTGACGGACCTGCGAGGACCGGGCTTCGGCCCCGTGGACCTGGACGTCGCCGAGGGCGAGATCGTGGCGCTGTACGGCCTCATCGGCGCAGGACGCACCCGCATCCTCGAGACCCTTTTCGGAAGACGCCCCGCCGCGGGAGGAACCGTCCGCGTCGGGGAGCGGACCGTCACGGTCGCCCGGCCCGCGGACGCGCTCGCCGCGGGAATCGCCCTGGTCCCCGGAGACCGGCGCCGGCAGGGCCTGTTCCCTGCGCTGAGCGCACAGGACAACGCCCTGCTCCCGTCGGTGCGCGGCCTGGCCCGGCGTGGGGTGCGGGCGCTGCGCGCGGAACGGCGGGTGTTCGCCGGGCTGTCCGGCGCTGTGGGGCTGCGACCGGCCGACCCCCGGCTGCCGGCGGCCGCCTTCTCCGGAGGCAACCAGCAAAAGCTCGTCCTCGGCCGGTGGATCAACGAGGCGCACGACGTCGACGTCCTGCTCCTGGACGACCCGACGCAGGGCGTCGACGTCGGCGCCCGCCAGGAGATCTACCAGGTGGTGTCCTCGCTGGCCGCGCAGCGCGGCACGGCCGTGCTGTGCGCCTCCAGCGACCCCGAGGAGGTCGTCGCGCTCGCCCACCGCTGTCTGATCGTCTCCGGCGGCCGGGTGACCGGCGAGCTCTCCGGCGCCGAACTCACCGAAACCGCCCTGCTCTCGGCCGTCCACGAAGCCGCCCGACCGGCGACCCCTGCCCCCGAGCCGCCACCGTCACTGGCCTCGACACCCGCCACGACACCGACACTCACCACGACCTCGACACCCACCGCGACCTCGAACGGAGCGGCATGA
- a CDS encoding helix-turn-helix transcriptional regulator: MISHQQLAAAARIGMLTRERDTASACAQALDELGRALPLDAATLLAIDPRTGTHVQLAGIGYPAGTSESLAAEFASTPWYANVVRQELPPSITEDVEDTTSGGQRFRNGWFYAERVRPAGFRDALTGALRHHGRLVGLINLSVEGPGAYDTDARRLLSTVLPALGALADPVAHTSDVHDLPPGAGASLVTAAGVIDLPGREPAEVLADDAFARLVTAFTAAGGLRLRALWPVGRAWRRVVLSRSTAGSPLARDAVLVTETPTELPYGLSPRELEVLTRAARGQTNQAIAQALFLSPRTVHSHVEHLLRKTGSASRAEATALALRDGLLRPTAEDLEHFVERRPAR; this comes from the coding sequence ATGATCAGCCACCAGCAGCTCGCGGCGGCCGCCCGCATCGGCATGCTCACCCGCGAACGGGACACCGCCTCGGCCTGCGCCCAGGCCCTGGACGAACTCGGCCGGGCCCTGCCCCTCGACGCGGCGACCCTGCTGGCGATCGACCCGCGCACCGGAACGCACGTGCAGCTCGCGGGCATCGGCTATCCGGCCGGGACGTCCGAGTCGCTGGCCGCCGAGTTCGCCTCGACCCCCTGGTACGCCAATGTCGTCCGGCAGGAGCTGCCCCCGTCCATCACCGAGGACGTGGAGGACACGACGTCCGGCGGACAGCGGTTCCGCAACGGCTGGTTCTACGCCGAGCGGGTCCGCCCGGCCGGCTTCCGGGACGCGCTGACCGGGGCTCTGCGCCATCACGGGCGCCTGGTCGGCCTGATCAACCTGTCCGTCGAGGGTCCCGGCGCGTACGACACGGACGCGCGGCGGCTGCTCTCCACGGTGCTGCCCGCCCTGGGGGCCCTCGCCGACCCGGTCGCGCACACCAGCGACGTGCACGACCTGCCGCCCGGAGCGGGCGCGAGCCTGGTCACGGCGGCGGGCGTCATCGACCTCCCCGGCCGTGAGCCCGCCGAGGTGCTGGCGGACGACGCGTTCGCCCGTCTGGTCACAGCGTTCACGGCCGCCGGCGGCCTGCGCCTGCGGGCGCTGTGGCCGGTGGGCCGCGCATGGCGGCGCGTGGTGCTGAGCCGGTCCACCGCGGGGTCGCCGCTGGCCCGGGACGCCGTCCTGGTGACCGAGACGCCCACCGAACTGCCGTACGGCCTGAGCCCGCGCGAGCTGGAGGTCCTCACCCGGGCCGCCCGCGGCCAGACCAATCAGGCCATCGCCCAGGCGCTGTTCCTGTCCCCGCGGACCGTGCACAGTCACGTCGAGCACCTGCTCCGCAAGACCGGCAGCGCCTCACGCGCCGAGGCCACGGCGCTCGCCCTGCGCGACGGCCTGCTGCGACCCACGGCGGAGGACCTGGAGCACTTCGTCGAACGCAGGCCGGCCCGCTGA
- a CDS encoding family 43 glycosylhydrolase: MIAGSAAAAVTGVSAGTAHAAVPASPGATYTNTIAEQRADPHIYKHTDGFYYFTATVPAYDRIVLRRATTIQGLTAAPETTIWTKHASGAMGAHIWAPEIHVINGTWYIYFAAGDADNIWNIRPYVLECAAANPITGTWTEKGRIVLPLSSFSLDATTFAVNGTRYLAWAQNDPAVGPGTNIYLAQMSSPWTITGTPVMISRPTASWETAGGETVNEGPAVIQRGGKVFMTFSASATDANYCMGMLTASASADLLSASSWAKSTGPVFAGNAATSQYGPGHNQFTVSEDGKSDILVYHDRSYKDISGSPLNDPNRRTRVQKIYWKADGTPDFGIPVADGLTPIRLSSYNFPDRFIRHWDYRAKIEANVAPLADSQFRVVTGLTGTGTVSLESANFPGYYLRHKNGEVWVEKNDGTSLFAGDASFTARPGLADSAGVSYESFALPGRYIRHYNYLLYVQAPSTATDRADATFYTQ, from the coding sequence ATGATCGCCGGATCGGCCGCGGCCGCCGTCACCGGCGTCTCGGCCGGTACCGCTCACGCCGCCGTGCCCGCGTCACCCGGTGCGACCTACACGAACACCATCGCCGAGCAGCGGGCCGACCCGCACATCTACAAGCACACCGACGGCTTCTACTACTTCACCGCCACGGTGCCGGCGTACGACCGCATCGTGCTGCGCCGCGCCACCACGATCCAGGGGCTCACCGCGGCCCCCGAGACGACCATCTGGACCAAGCACGCCAGCGGTGCGATGGGCGCACACATCTGGGCCCCGGAGATCCACGTCATCAACGGCACGTGGTACATCTACTTCGCCGCCGGGGACGCCGACAACATCTGGAACATCCGGCCCTACGTCCTGGAGTGCGCCGCCGCGAACCCGATCACGGGGACCTGGACGGAGAAGGGGCGTATCGTCCTGCCGCTCAGTTCCTTCTCCCTGGACGCGACGACCTTCGCCGTCAACGGCACCCGCTACCTCGCCTGGGCGCAGAACGACCCGGCCGTCGGCCCCGGCACCAACATCTACCTGGCGCAGATGTCCAGCCCGTGGACCATCACCGGCACCCCGGTCATGATCAGCCGGCCGACCGCCTCGTGGGAGACCGCCGGAGGGGAGACGGTCAACGAGGGTCCGGCCGTGATCCAGCGGGGCGGCAAGGTCTTCATGACGTTCTCGGCCAGCGCCACCGACGCCAACTACTGCATGGGCATGCTGACCGCGTCCGCCTCGGCCGACCTGCTCAGCGCCTCGTCCTGGGCCAAGTCCACGGGCCCGGTCTTCGCCGGGAACGCCGCCACCAGCCAGTACGGCCCGGGGCACAACCAGTTCACGGTCTCCGAGGACGGCAAGTCCGACATCCTCGTCTACCACGACCGCAGCTACAAGGACATCAGCGGTTCCCCGCTCAACGACCCCAACCGCCGCACCCGCGTCCAGAAGATCTACTGGAAGGCCGACGGCACGCCCGACTTCGGCATCCCGGTCGCCGACGGCCTCACCCCGATCCGGCTGTCCTCGTACAACTTCCCCGACCGGTTCATCCGGCACTGGGACTACCGCGCCAAGATCGAGGCGAACGTCGCCCCACTCGCCGACTCGCAGTTCCGCGTCGTCACCGGACTCACGGGCACCGGCACCGTCTCCCTGGAGTCGGCGAACTTCCCCGGCTACTACCTGCGCCACAAGAACGGCGAGGTGTGGGTGGAGAAGAACGACGGGACGTCGCTGTTCGCCGGCGACGCCTCCTTCACCGCCCGGCCCGGCCTCGCGGACTCCGCCGGAGTCTCCTACGAGTCGTTCGCCCTCCCGGGCCGCTACATCCGCCACTACAACTACCTGCTGTACGTCCAGGCTCCCAGCACGGCGACCGACCGGGCCGACGCCACCTTCTACACCCAGTAA
- a CDS encoding ABC transporter permease produces MTTATNAPSADRLLPAPRTPALTALQAVRRQPLLPVLAVMVVVFETTTGSFLDSGNLRGIATDAAAVAIVAVPLALLVISGYLDLSVGSTLALGGLVAGWLAGEQHQSPAVAVLGALAAGAVVGAVNGVLCCYLGLSAFIVTLGMLTAVRGFAQQLFPLPLSGFGSDFAWLGGARIAGIDAPVVIAALVLVAGALFLALTPAGRHVFAIGVNREAAYLSGIGVRRTPFALFVVTGVAAALAGAIKASVLDSVVAGTSGAGFELTVLTAVLLGGVALTGGSGSVLGVLLGVLFLGCLQNGLTLLSVPTFWQQMAQGAALVAGAALAFFGPRLNR; encoded by the coding sequence ATGACCACCGCGACCAACGCCCCCTCGGCCGACCGTCTGCTGCCCGCCCCGCGCACGCCGGCGCTCACCGCGCTCCAAGCCGTTCGGCGGCAGCCGCTGCTGCCCGTCCTCGCCGTCATGGTGGTCGTCTTCGAGACGACGACCGGCAGCTTCCTGGACTCCGGCAACCTGCGCGGGATCGCCACCGACGCCGCCGCGGTCGCCATCGTGGCCGTGCCGCTGGCCCTGCTGGTCATCAGCGGCTACCTCGACCTCTCCGTAGGCTCCACGCTCGCCCTCGGCGGCCTGGTGGCCGGCTGGCTCGCCGGGGAGCAGCACCAGTCGCCGGCCGTCGCCGTGCTCGGCGCGCTGGCGGCGGGCGCGGTGGTCGGCGCCGTCAACGGTGTGCTCTGCTGCTACCTGGGACTGTCCGCGTTCATCGTGACCCTCGGCATGCTGACGGCGGTGCGCGGCTTCGCCCAGCAGCTCTTCCCGCTGCCGCTGAGCGGTTTCGGCTCCGATTTCGCCTGGCTCGGCGGAGCCCGGATCGCCGGGATCGACGCACCGGTCGTGATCGCCGCCCTCGTCCTCGTGGCGGGCGCGCTGTTCCTGGCGCTCACCCCGGCCGGCCGGCATGTCTTCGCGATCGGCGTCAACCGAGAGGCGGCCTACCTCTCCGGCATCGGCGTTCGCCGCACCCCGTTCGCGCTGTTCGTCGTGACGGGGGTCGCGGCCGCGCTCGCCGGCGCGATCAAGGCCTCGGTGCTGGACAGCGTCGTCGCCGGCACCTCCGGCGCGGGGTTCGAACTGACGGTGCTCACCGCGGTGCTCCTCGGCGGGGTCGCGCTGACCGGCGGGTCCGGCTCCGTTCTCGGCGTCCTGCTCGGCGTGCTGTTCCTCGGCTGTCTGCAGAACGGGCTGACACTGCTGAGCGTGCCGACGTTCTGGCAGCAGATGGCCCAGGGCGCCGCACTGGTCGCCGGCGCGGCGCTCGCCTTCTTCGGGCCCCGGCTGAACCGGTGA
- a CDS encoding amidohydrolase produces the protein MNDSAPSLVLTGGQVLTVDDDFTVTEGLAVRGRDIVAVGSDAEMRALAGPGTLLVELGGRTVLPGINDSHLHGAAYGMTKPPFALDVGHPAVGSIADIADAVGRAARAARPGDWIVGLGWDAGYLAECLADPRRFPHRRDLDAVAPDNPVCLTHFSSHLVWVNSAALRRCGVDADSVPPPGGVIDADPDGRPAGILREAAQELVNVGLPRPTVDQRRRAIQGVVRELHSRGITSYTEPGLGPGGAGSFFGGLSTDNWTAYADLASSGELEARVSVLLLPAPMGGSADDVRKGLAELRRPESADPRLLNAVGVKIFADGVPPNRTAWMNEPYSGGGHGALCVHGDTPALRSGELREMIRVAHEAGFQLGVHVTGDRAIDEVVDAFVAANAAVPRPDARHYVIHGDFVGARSLARLAAHGYGVNMNPAIKWTISDLMDEVVGPERSAYQWPVRSAVEAGVRVCASSDAPITEPDWRQGVSAMLLRESKASGRPSGPEQCVPLAEALRAYTAHPARQDFAEEWKGSIEVGKVADLCVLDRPLLDRDPHTVTEAEVDLTVFDGRIVHER, from the coding sequence GTGAACGACAGCGCCCCCTCCCTCGTCCTGACCGGCGGCCAGGTCCTGACCGTCGACGACGACTTCACCGTGACGGAGGGTCTGGCCGTGCGCGGCCGGGACATCGTCGCCGTCGGCAGTGACGCGGAGATGCGCGCCCTGGCCGGACCCGGCACCCTGCTCGTCGAACTCGGCGGCCGGACCGTGCTGCCCGGCATCAACGACTCCCATCTCCACGGAGCCGCCTACGGCATGACCAAGCCGCCGTTCGCCCTCGACGTCGGCCACCCGGCGGTCGGATCGATCGCCGACATCGCCGACGCGGTCGGCCGGGCGGCCCGCGCCGCGCGGCCCGGCGACTGGATCGTCGGACTGGGCTGGGACGCCGGCTACCTGGCGGAGTGCCTCGCCGACCCCCGGCGCTTCCCGCACCGCCGTGACCTGGACGCCGTCGCACCGGACAACCCGGTCTGCCTGACCCACTTCTCCTCGCACCTCGTCTGGGTCAACAGCGCCGCGCTGCGCCGCTGCGGCGTCGACGCGGACAGCGTGCCGCCGCCCGGCGGCGTCATCGACGCCGACCCCGACGGCCGTCCCGCCGGCATCCTGCGCGAAGCCGCCCAGGAACTCGTCAACGTCGGTCTGCCCAGGCCCACCGTCGACCAGCGCCGCCGGGCGATCCAGGGCGTGGTGCGCGAACTCCACTCCCGCGGCATCACCAGCTACACCGAACCGGGCCTCGGCCCCGGCGGAGCGGGCTCCTTCTTCGGTGGGCTGAGCACCGACAACTGGACGGCCTACGCCGATCTCGCGTCGAGCGGCGAACTCGAGGCCCGTGTCAGCGTTCTGCTGCTGCCCGCGCCGATGGGCGGCTCGGCCGACGACGTCCGCAAGGGACTGGCCGAGCTGCGCCGCCCCGAGTCCGCGGACCCGCGCCTGCTGAACGCCGTCGGCGTCAAGATCTTCGCCGACGGCGTGCCCCCCAACCGCACCGCCTGGATGAACGAGCCGTACTCCGGCGGCGGCCACGGCGCGCTCTGCGTGCACGGCGACACGCCCGCGCTGCGCAGCGGCGAACTGCGCGAGATGATCCGCGTCGCCCACGAGGCCGGCTTCCAGCTCGGCGTGCACGTCACCGGCGACCGGGCCATCGACGAGGTCGTCGACGCGTTCGTCGCCGCGAACGCCGCCGTACCGCGGCCCGACGCCCGGCACTACGTCATCCACGGCGACTTCGTCGGCGCGCGCAGCCTCGCCAGGCTGGCCGCCCACGGCTACGGCGTCAACATGAACCCGGCCATCAAGTGGACCATCTCCGACCTGATGGACGAGGTCGTCGGCCCCGAGCGCTCCGCCTACCAGTGGCCCGTGCGGTCCGCCGTCGAAGCCGGGGTGCGGGTGTGCGCAAGCTCCGACGCCCCGATCACCGAGCCCGACTGGCGGCAGGGGGTGAGCGCGATGCTGCTGCGGGAGTCCAAGGCCAGCGGCCGCCCGAGCGGACCCGAGCAGTGCGTGCCGCTCGCCGAGGCCCTGCGCGCCTACACAGCCCACCCCGCCCGTCAGGACTTCGCCGAGGAGTGGAAGGGCTCGATCGAGGTCGGCAAGGTCGCCGACCTGTGCGTCCTGGACCGCCCGTTGCTGGACCGGGACCCGCACACCGTCACCGAAGCCGAGGTGGACCTGACGGTGTTCGACGGCCGCATCGTCCACGAGCGCTGA